One segment of Pyricularia oryzae 70-15 chromosome 3, whole genome shotgun sequence DNA contains the following:
- a CDS encoding alpha-N-arabinofuranosidase B translates to MPLTRSALVGLIATGTLVSAGPCDIYASGGTPCIAAHSTTRALYSAYTGSLYQVKRNSDGKTTDIAPLKAGGVANAAAQDNFCSGTTCLISIIYDQSGKKNHLTQAPGGAFQGPAAGGFDNLASATGAPVTLNGQKAYGVFISPGMGYRNNKAVGTAKGDQAQGMYAVFDGTRFNDDCCFDYGNAETSSTDTGNGHMEAIYFGNSRGWGTGAGDGPWIMADLENGLFSGVSPKNNPNDPTISHRFVTAIVKGQPNEWAIRGGDAASGSLGTFYSGQRPNASGYNPMSKEGAIILGIGGDNSIRAQGTFYEGVMTTGYPSDATENAVQANIVAAKYSTTSLTSGAKLEVGSSISLRAAESEAYLSHDGTTIVARDVSPDSSDEHKQQASWTVRTGLGHEGCLSFESVDAPGSYVLHSDSRLLLARDDGSKEFREGATFCTQEGLGRRSTNHHSIRSWAHPTKYIRLWDDVAYAASHGGANDFDSKAFYHDDASWEVKTGFV, encoded by the coding sequence ATGCCTCTCACTCGTTCCGCTCTGGTAGGCCTCATCGCTACAGGCACGCTCGTGTCTGCGGGGCCATGCGACATCTACGCGTCCGGCGGGACGCCCTGTATCGCTGCCCACAGCACCACCCGGGCTCTCTACAGCGCCTACACCGGTTCTTTGTATCAGGTGAAGCGCAACTCGGACGGCAAGACGACCGACATTGCTCCGCTCAAGGCTGGGGGTGTAGCCAACGCAGCAGCCCAGGACAATTTCTGCTCCGGAACGACCTGCCTCATCAGCATCATCTACGACCAGTCGGGCAAGAAGAACCACCTGACACAGGCTCCGGGCGGTGCCTTCCAGGGCCCGGCGGCCGGCGGGTTCGACAACCTAGCGAGCGCGACGGGCGCACCGGTCACGCTGAATGGCCAAAAGGCGTACGGCGTGTTCATCTCGCCCGGAATGGGCTACCGCAACAACAAAGCCGTGGGTACCGCCAAGGGAGACCAGGCGCAGGGCATGTACGCGGTGTTTGACGGGACGCGCTTCAACGATGACTGCTGTTTCGACTATGGCAACGCAGAGACGAGCAGTACGGACACGGGCAACGGCCACATGGAGGCCATATACTTTGGTAACAGTAGGGGTTGGGGAACAGGGGCGGGCGATGGACCGTGGATCATGGCGGATCTCGAGAATGGGCTCTTCTCAGGCGTCAGCCCAAAGAACAACCCCAATGACCCAACCATCTCGCACCGCTTTGTGACCGCCATCGTAAAAGGACAACCCAACGAGTGGGCCAtccgcggcggcgacgcggcGTCGGGTTCGCTGGGCACCTTCTACAGTGGACAGCGGCCCAACGCGAGCGGCTACAATCCAATGAGCAAGGAGGGCGCCATAATCCTCGGCATCGGCGGCGACAACAGCATCAGGGCCCAGGGTACCTTCTACGAAGGCGTCATGACGACAGGATACCCATCCGACGCCACCGAGAACGCGGTGCAGGCCAACATTGTGGCCGCCAAGTACTCGACGACGTCGCTGACCAGCGGCGCAAAGCTCGAGGTCGGCTCTTCCATCTCCCTGCGGGCTGCCGAGTCGGAGGCCTACCTGTCGCACGACGGCACCACCATCGTGGCCCGCGACGTCTCCCCGGACAGCAGCGACGAGCAcaagcagcaggccagctgGACCGTGCGGACGGGCCTGGGCCACGAGGGCTGCCTGTCATTTGAGTCGGTCGATGCGCCGGGCAGCTACGTGCTGCACTCGGACTCGCGGCTGCTCCTCGCGCGCGACGACGGCTCCAAGGAATTCCGCGAGGGCGCCACGTTTTGCACACAGGAAGGGCTGGGACGCCGGAGTACCAACCACCATTCGATCCGCTCATGGGCTCATCCGACCAAGTACATCCGGCTGTGGGACGACGTCGCGTATGCCGCGAGCCACGGCGGGGCCAACGATTTCGACAGCAAGGCTTTTTACCACGATGATGCAAGCTGGGAGGTGAAGACGGGCTTTGTTTGA
- a CDS encoding nuclear envelope morphology protein 1, translating into MNSLNAISARISPPASPAPTRSNSISTISFTVTSADGDDKEPADSDLGDARALAPENSEPLTSNINSDPFILSKPDQRRNGATKTKERNDDPSESTPLLSSGPASTEKEMGARSSTWHRIPRRVVNSVVDSLRWILTTFVSTPSYYLIAWLYDDNGNFDPLLQLRRLFGGSAGSARKQSLDYLVDGTNDLDEKSGNGGLAPEGRRFPSGSSSSGISSESESDFDRTPARSEKSHTSSRHNRSKSLSPSEEIAPARRSIRIKLHTEDAMRQRKHRKTQSTNSPSTSGGSPGGARSNDISAQLKSPTSPAGALTRYPKTPAPPRPLVPRRQPSYINIPEMSDRKHLKTLILDLDETLIHSMSKGGRMSSGHMVEVRLNTTYVGMGGQASIGPQHPILYYVHKRPHCDHFLRRVYKWFNLVVFTASVQEYADPVIDWLESERKFFSARYYRQHCTFRHGAFIKDLSSVEPDLSKVVILDNSPLSYLFHQDNAIPIQGWINDPTDNDLLNLVPFLEGLQYVSDVRALLALRGGEDGQHMA; encoded by the exons ATGAACTCGCTGAACGCCATATCTGCAAGAATCTCTCCACCAGCAAGCCCAGCGCCCACGCGGTCCAATTCAATCAGCACCATAAGCTTTACAGTGACGTCCGCCGACGGTGACGACAAAGAACCTGCTGATTCTGACTTGGGAGATGCTCGGGCGCTTGCCCCGGAGAATTCGGAGCCGTTAACATCCAATATTAACTCTGACCCCTTTATCCTTTCGAAGCCTGACCAACGGCGCAACGGTGCTACCAAGACCAAAGAGCGCAACGACGACCCAAGCGAATCAACGCCGCTATTATCGAGTGGTCCTGCCAGCACAGAGAAAGAAATGGGCGCACGATCTTCTACATGGCATCGCATTCCGCGACGCGTGGTCAACTCCGTCGTTGACTCCTTGCGGTGGATTCTTACGACCTTTGTCTCGACACCAAGCTACTACCTTATAGCTTGGCTCTATGATGATAATGGAAACTTTGATCCGCTGTTACAGCTCAGGAGACTGTTTGGAGGATCCGCAGGAAGCGCACGGAAACAGTCATTGGATTACCTTGTCGACGGCACAAACGATTTGGACGAGAAGAGCGGCAATGGTGGACTGGCTCCTGAAGGGCGCCGGTTCCCATCGGGCTCATCATCATCGGGGATATCTTCAGAGTCTGAATCGGATTTCGATCGAACACCGGCACGGAGTGAGAAGTCACACACCAGCAGCAGACACAACCGGTCAAAGTCGCTTTCACCATCTGAAGAGATTGCGCCAGCGCGCCGCTCAATAAGAATCAAGCTGCACACCGAGGATGCTATGAGGCAACGGAAGCACCGAAAGACCCAGTCCACCAACAGCCCATCTACGTCCGGGGGTTCCCCCGGAGGCGCCCGCTCCAACGACATTTCCGCCCAGCTCAAATCCCCTACGTCGCCTGCAGGAGCCCTGACCCGGTACCCTAAGACACCAGCACCCCCTAGACCATTGGTTCCGAGGCGACAGCCATCCTATATCAATATCCCCGAGATGTCCGACAGGAAGCACCTGAAGACGCTGATTCTGGATCTTGACGAAACTCTGATACACAGCATGTCCAAGGGTGGGAGGATGAGTTCGGGACACATGGTGGAAGTACGGCTGAATACGACTTATGTAGGCATGGGTGGCCAGGCGTCTATCGGTCCACAGCACCCCATCCTTTACTACGTTCACAAGAGGCCGCACTGTGATCATTTCCTCAGAAGG GTTTACAAATGGTTTAATCTTGTAGTCTTCACTGCATCGGTACAGGAGTACGCGGATCCAGTCATTGACTGGCTTGAGTCAGAGAGGAAGTTCTTCTCGGCCAGGTATTACCGACAGCATTGCACCTTTAGGCATGGAGCCTTTATCAAGGATCTCAGCTCAGTCGAGCCCGATCTGAGCAAGGTGGTTATCTTGGACAATAGCCCGTTGAGCTATCTTTTTCATCAAG ACAACGCTATCCCAATACAAGGCTGGATCAACGATCCGACTGACAATGACCTGTTGAATCTTGTTCCCTTCCTGGAGGGTTTGCAGTATGTTTCCGACGTCCGAGCACTTCTTGCATTGCGAGGTGGGGAGGACGGCCAACATATGGCATGA
- a CDS encoding RNA exonuclease 3: MDSGLQIFKHIDCPAGAKCTSVRCLFRHAGDASVGVETNANSVSKGDGANDGASGAVAPAAPSPEGPSSKRLKTGKEEYDPTAPVVPFLDEDTLPDDGDIFPDSAEPLSKSPVLAATVPSDPVPVLKRKHLEASPGEDNTQSVTPTTQRHSHNNPFSSSYSTPKSQQQANNNPFSTRKHSPVSTTPAPEPTVAPLPKPEPTPAPARKAEGLNPRHLRNQPATFQVRWKLVKMLYDQYTRLNQGLEKIAQDDATKRLLLTDQEIIWMALDEEENAAKTNGYSNQLKSRITSCKKFTVEKWKEERIELLRKQEAALFKDESAAAPKSSEPVVIETGLTATQEVQLVKARLLTPIDDLAKYGYVPTVPAEEEIAKAKQAQSVSQGWEVCDRCTKRFQVFPGRREEDGALASGGKCTHHPGKLYMPNRQSADRSIPERQYRCCGETVGQSVGCTVKDTHVFRHSDPKQLATLWNFAETPENPNAPKDRGVCFDCEMGYTVKGFEMIRFTATSWPSGEELMDVLVRPFGEVLDLNSQYSGVWPEDLANARPFALASDKPLPPQKAGERKRLQMVSSPEVARDLLFSLISRDTPLMGHGLENDLNCMRVVHPVIVDTVLLYPHNRGLPIRNGLRMLMQTILNTRIQVEPAEGQLAGHDSAEDARAAGDLVRWKTRKEWLKMKREGWTLVDGQFVSPAKTTMPSILEA; the protein is encoded by the coding sequence ATGGATTCCGGCCTGCAAATTTTCAAACACATCGACTGCCCTGCCGGCGCCAAATGCACTTCAGTTAGGTGTCTGTTCCGTCATGCTGGCGACGCGAGTGTGGGCGTCGAGACAAATGCCAATAGTGTCTCAAAGGGTGACGGTGCCAATGATGGTGCTTCAGGTGCTGTGGCCCCGGCTGCACCATCACCCGAGGGTCCTTCATCTAAGCGTTTAAAGACGGGCAAGGAAGAATATGATCCTACTGCACCTGTTGTGCCTTTTCTAGACGAGGACACGCTCCCGGATGACGGAGATATATTCCCTGACAGCGCAGAGCCTTTGTCAAAATCTCCTGTTCTCGCTGCGACTGTTCCCAGTGACCCCGTTCCAGTGTTGAAAAGGAAGCACCTGGAGGCGTCGCCAGGAGAAGACAATACACAGTCCGTGACTCCAACGACGCAAAGGCATTCCCACAACAATCCTTTCAGCTCATCATATTCAACGCCCAAATCACAGCAGCAAGCCAATAATAACCCCTTTAGCACACGAAAACACTCACCAGTTAGCACAACACCGGCTCCCGAGCCCACGGTCGCCCCTTTGCCTAAGCCTGAACCCACACCGGCACCAGCCAGAAAAGCAGAGGGTCTGAACCCAAGGCATCTCAGGAACCAGCCAGCAACATTTCAGGTCCGGTGGAAGCTGGTCAAAATGCTTTACGACCAGTATACCCGCCTGAACCAAGGCTTGGAGAAGATTGCCCAGGATGATGCCACGAAACGGCTGTTGCTCACCGACCAGGAAATCATCTGGATGGCTTTGGATGAAGAGGAGAACGCTGCAAAAACTAATGGGTACTCAAATCAACTCAAGAGCAGAATCACGTCCTGCAAAAAGTTCACAGTGGAGAAATGGAAAGAAGAACGTATTGAGTTACTGAGGAAGCAAGAAGCTGCTCTTTTCAAGGATGAGAGTGCCGCAGCTCCAAAATCCAGCGAACCAGTCGTCATCGAGACCGGCTTGACTGCGACTCAGGAGGTTCAACTTGTCAAAGCCAGACTCCTGACCCCTATTGACGACCTGGCCAAGTATGGCTATGTTCCTACTGTCCCTGCCGAGGAAGAAATCGCTAAGGCCAAGCAAGCTCAAAGCGTTTCACAAGGCTGGGAGGTTTGCGACCGGTGTACTAAGCGCTTCCAAGTCTTCCCCGGCCGACGAGAGGAAGACGGAGCTCTTGCCTCGGGCGGCAAATGTACCCACCATCCTGGAAAGCTGTACATGCCCAACAGGCAGTCCGCCGATCGGTCCATACCCGAAAGGCAGTACAGGTGCTGCGGCGAGACGGTCGGCCAGTCCGTAGGCTGTACCGTCAAGGATACGCATGTGTTCAGGCACTCCGACCCCAAACAGCTCGCCACGCTCTGGAACTTTGCCGAGACGCCGGAGAATCCCAACGCCCCCAAAGACAGGGGCGTTTGCTTTGATTGCGAGATGGGATACACTGTCAAGGGCTTCGAGATGATACGCTTCACGGCGACGTCATGGCCCAGCGGCGAAGAACTAATGGACGTGCTGGTCCGACCTTTTGGAGAAGTCCTCGACCTGAACTCGCAGTACTCGGGCGTCTGGCCCGAAGACTTGGCCAACGCACGCCCATTCGCACTCGCGTCGGACAAGCCGCTACCGCCGCAGAAGGCGGGCGAGCGCAAGCGGCTGCAAATGGTGTCGTCACCCGAAGTCGCGCGGGATCTCCTCTTCTCCCTCATCTCGCGCGACACCCCGTTGATGGGACATGGACTGGAGAACGATCTCAACTGCATGCGTGTGGTCCACCCAGTCATCGTGGACACTGTTTTGCTGTACCCCCACAATAGGGGCCTGCCTATTCGCAACGGCCTGCGGATGCTGATGCAGACAATACTCAATACGAGGATCCAGGTTGAACCGGCCGAGGGCCAGCTGGCGGGCCATGACAGCGCGGAGGATGCGAGGGCTGCTGGTGATCTCGTGAGGTGGAAGACGAGGAAGGAATGGTTAAAGATGAAGCGTGAGGGGTGGACGTTGGTAGACGGGCAGTTTGTCTCGCCCGCAAAGACCACGATGCCCTCGATTCTAGAAGCCTAG
- a CDS encoding prohibitin-1, whose protein sequence is MAASQFRLPFLAGAGALAFATAQASLYDVKGGTRAVIFDRLSGVKDTVVNEGTHFLIPWLHRAIIFDVRTKPRMIATTTGSKDLQMVSLTLRVLHRPEVKALPKIYQNLGTDYDERVLPSIGNEVLKSIVAQFDAAELITQREAVSQRIRTDLMKRASEFNIALEDVSITHMTFGKEFTKAVEQKQIAQQDAERARFIVEKAEQERQANVIRAEGEAESAETISRAIAKSGDGLVQIRKIEASREIAQTLASNPNVAYLPGGKQGTNILLNAGRA, encoded by the exons ATGGCTGCATCCCAGTTCCGCCTCCCCTTCCTCGCAGGCGCGGGTGCCCTGGCCTTTGCAACGGCCCAGGCCTCGCTCTACGACGTCAAGGGTGGCACGAGGGCGGTCATCTTCGACCGTCTGTCCGGAGTCAAGGACACAGTCGTTAACGAGGGTACGCACTTTCTCATTCCATGGCTGCACCGCGCAATCATCTTCGACGTCCGCACCAAGCCACGGATGATCGCCACCACGACGGGAAGCAAGGATTTGCAAATGGTCAGCCTGACGCTGAGGGTACTCCACCGGCCTGAGGTGAAGGCTCTGCCCAAGATATACCAG AACCTCGGCACCGACTACGACGAGCGTGTCCTTCCCTCTATCGGCAACGAAGTCCTCAAGTCCATTGTGGCCCAGttcgacgccgccgagctCATCACGCAGCGTGAGGCCGTCTCGCAGCGCATCCGCACCGACTTGATGAAGCGCGCATCCGAGTTCAACATTGCGCTCGAGGACGTCTCCATCACCCACATGACCTTTGGCAAGGAGTTCACCAAGGCTGTCGAGCAGAAGCAGATTGCCCAGCAGGATGCCGAGCGTGCCCGCTTTATCGTCGAGAAGGCTGAGCAGGAGCGCCAGGCCAACGTCATTAGGGCTGAGGGTGAAGCCGAGAGCGCAGAGACCATCTCCCGCGCCATCGCCAAGAGCGGCGACGGGCTGGTGCAGATCAGGAAGATCGAGGCGAGCAGAGAGATTGCACAGACGCTCGCGTCAAACCCCAATGTCGCTTATCTCCCAGGTGGCAAGCAGGGCACAAACATTCTGTTGAATGCCGGCAGGGCATAG
- a CDS encoding S-(hydroxymethyl)glutathione dehydrogenase: protein MSTVGKTITCKAAVAWEAGKDLSIEDIEVAPPKAHEVRIEIYHTGVCHTDAYTLSGKDPEGAFPIVLGHEGAGIVESVGEGVTNVKVGDHVVALYTPECKECKFCKSGKTNLCGKIRATQGKGLMPDGTSRFKCKGKDLLHFMGTSTFSQFTVVADISVVAVQPEAPMDRTCLLGCGITTGYGAARVTANVEEGSSLAVFGAGCVGLSVVQGAVINKAGKIIVVDVNPAKEEWARKFGATDFVNPTKLPEGKTVVDALVELTDGGCDYTFDCTGNVQVMRAALEACHKGWGESIIIGVAAAGQEISTRPFQLVTGRVWKGCAFGGIKGRSQLPGLVDDYLQGRLKVDEFITHRKKLVEINNAFETMKQGDCIRAVVDMRAV from the exons ATGTCTACAGTCGGAAAG ACCATCACCTGcaaggccgccgtcgcctgGGAGGCGGGCAAGGACCTGAGCATTGAGGACATCGAGGTTGCACCCCCAAAGGCGCACGAGGTCCGTATCGAGATCTACCACACCGGTGTGTGCCACACAGATGCGTACACGCTGTCCGGCAAGGACCCCGAGGGTGCCTTCCCCATCGTCCTGGGGCACGAGGGAGCTGGTATCGTCGAGTCGGTTGGTGAGGGCGTGACCAACGTCAAGGTTGGCGACCATGTCGTTGCTCTTTA CACCCCCGAGTGCAAAGAGTGCAAGTTCTGCAAGTCCGGCAAGACCAACCTCTGCGGCAAGATCCGCGCCACCCAGGGCAAGGGTCTCATGCCCGACGGCACCTCAAGGTTCAAgtgcaagggcaaggacctGCTGCACTTCATGGGCACCTCAACCTTCTCCCAGTTCACTGTCGTAGCCGACATCTCGGTCGTCGCCGTGCAGCCAGAGGCCCCGATGGACCGCACCTGTCTGCTGGGCTGCGGTATCACCACCGGCTACGGCGCCGCCCGCGTGACGGCCAACGTCGAGGAGGGATCCAGCCTTGCCGTCTTCGGCGCAGGCTGCGTGGGTCTGTCGGTCGTGCAGGGTGCCGTGATCAACAAGGCCGGCAAGATCATCGTCGTTGACGTGAACCCCGCAAAGGAGGAGTGGGCTCGCAAGTTCGGCGCTACAGACTTTGTCAACCCGACCAAGCTGCCCGAGGGCAAGACAGTGGTGGACGCCCTTGTCGAGCTGACCGATGGCGGCTGCGACTACACTTTCGACTGCACAGGCAACGTCCAGGTGATGAGGGCCGCGCTCGAGGCTTGCCACAAGGGCTGGGGTGAAAGCATCATTATCGGTGTGGCGGCCGCTGGTCAGGAGATCAGCACCAGGCCATTCCAGCTCGTCACTGGCCGTGTCTGGAAGGGATGCGCGTTTGGTGGCATCAAGGGTCGGTCGCAACTGCCGGGCCTGGTTGACGACTATCTCCAGGGCAGGCTCAAGGTCGACGAGTTCATCACCCACCGCAAGAAGCTGGTTGAGATCAACAATGCGTTCGAGACTATGAAGCAGGGAGACTGTATCCGTGCAGTTGTCGACATGAGGGCCGTCTAA
- a CDS encoding folylpolyglutamate synthase: MINLGLARIVRLVERGDAFPWRAVHVAGTNGKGSICAYISALLTQVGGYSVGRFNSPHMIDRWDCITLNERTVHSSTFAAAEKDVLRRNDQLNIGASEFELLSATAFDLFRSSGVDFGVVEVGLGGRDDATNVLENKAVTVISKIGLDHQSFLGNTLADISLHKAGIMRQGVPCVVDASNPPTVLDAIHSHAKSVGTDIILASPSSDTRTQLSRQGFAPHQVQNLSCALEAFRVACPAKKSTPLSELLPVLERISWPGRLQTIDIGKIVDSSKSALLDGAHNVQSAEVLAQYVNAHVRNGNEPVTWVLAASAGKDVAGIFELLVKPQDRVAAVRFGPVEGMPWVTPEDPDLILKLASDLGVDRSSLFNADADLRQALKWAASTGRGQPVVIAGSLYLAGDILRLLR, from the coding sequence ATGATCAACCTTGGACTGGCCCGCATTGTCAGGCTGGTCGAGAGAGGGGATGCATTTCCATGGAGAGCCGTCCATGTTGCAGGGACCAATGGAAAGGGGTCCATATGTGCATATATCTCAGCCTTGCTCACACAGGTTGGCGGCTACTCCGTCGGGCGATTCAACTCCCCGCACATGATTGACAGATGGGATTGCATCACCCTCAATGAGAGAACTGTTCACTCAAGCACCTTCGCCGCAGCCGAAAAGGACGTGCTTCGGCGGAACGACCAGCTCAATATTGGCGCCAGCGAGTTCGAGCTCTTGAGCGCCACCGCATTTGATCTTTTTCGGTCCTCTGGAGTGGATTTTggcgtcgtcgaggtcggcTTGGGTGGAAGAGACGATGCAACGAATGTGCTGGAGAATAAAGCCGTGACTGTCATCTCCAAGATTGGCCTGGACCATCAGTCTTTCTTGGGCAACACTCTTGCTGATATTTCGCTGCACAAAGCTGGAATTATGAGACAGGGCGTCCCCTGCGTCGTCGATGCTAGCAACCCGCCTACGGTCCTGGATGCCATACACAGCCATGCAAAGAGTGTTGGAACCGACATTATCCTCGCCTCGCCGTCTTCAGACACCCGAACGCAGCTTTCGCGACAAGGATTTGCACCTCACCAGGTCCAGAATCTGTCGTGCGCTCTCGAGGCTTTTCGGGTAGCTTGTCCGGCTAAAAAGTCCACTCCCTTATCGGAGTTGTTGCCAGTCCTAGAGAGAATCTCATGGCCCGGGAGGCTACAGACCATCGACATCGGCAAAATAGTCGATAGTAGTAAATCAGCATTGTTGGACGGCGCACATAACGTCCAATCGGCAGAAGTTCTGGCTCAGTATGTCAATGCCCATGTTAGGAATGGAAATGAGCCGGTCACGTGGGTTCTGGCTGCTTCTGCTGGAAAGGATGTGGCAGGAATATTTGAGCTTTTGGTAAAGCCACAGGACCGTGTGGCAGCAGTCCGATTTGGGCCTGTAGAGGGCATGCCGTGGGTTACCCCTGAGGATCCGGATTTGATTCTCAAGTTGGCGTCTGACCTGGGAGTAGATAGGTCAAGCCTTTTTAATGCCGACGCAGACCTGAGGCAAGCTTTGAAATGGGCCGCTTCGACAGGTCGTGGCCAGCCTGTTGTAATTGCCGGAAGTCTGTATTTAGCTGGTGATATTCTGAGACTTTTGAGATAG